Proteins from one Synechococcales cyanobacterium T60_A2020_003 genomic window:
- a CDS encoding LOG family protein: protein LFFLRETDALVLFPGGFGTQDEVFECLTLIQTGKSTLVPIVLVEQPGGSYWKSWDRHIRDHLLGAGLISPEDLSLYQITYDNAEACRMVTSFYRVYHSSRYVGDRLVLRLKSELSDAHMDYLNETFSDILVKGKIEKSGPVVQELDPELASLHRIVLYFNQRDLGRLRQMIQVINELEQDSPAATHPEQR, encoded by the coding sequence ACTGTTTTTCCTTCGGGAAACAGATGCCTTAGTTCTGTTTCCGGGCGGATTTGGCACGCAGGATGAAGTGTTTGAGTGTTTAACCCTCATCCAAACTGGAAAATCGACGCTGGTTCCCATTGTTTTGGTGGAACAACCTGGTGGCAGCTACTGGAAGAGCTGGGATCGCCATATTCGTGACCACTTGCTGGGGGCAGGACTGATTAGTCCGGAGGATTTGAGTCTTTACCAAATCACCTACGATAATGCCGAAGCCTGTCGGATGGTGACCAGCTTTTACCGGGTGTATCACTCCAGCCGCTATGTCGGCGATCGCCTCGTGTTGCGGCTCAAATCCGAGCTATCCGATGCCCATATGGACTACCTGAATGAAACCTTCAGCGACATTTTGGTGAAGGGCAAAATTGAAAAAAGTGGCCCTGTTGTGCAGGAACTAGATCCAGAACTGGCTTCTCTCCACCGCATTGTGCTGTACTTTAACCAACGGGATTTAGGGCGCTTGCGTCAGATGATTCAGGTGATCAACGAGTTAGAGCAAGACTCTCCAGCGGCAACCCATCCAGAGCAGCGCTAG